The genome window gctgactgactttggtgtacctcaaaaactggtacaagagtgtaaagcaattatattcccataaagagcttaaaaaaaatgaaaaattaaaaaaaaaaagtattgaacacgggttcaatccctggtcggggaagatcccgcgtgctgtggagcaactaagtccgtgcgccacaactactgagccagctctctagagcccgcaagccacaactatagagcccatgtgccacaacaactgaagcctgcacgcctagagcctgtgccccacaacaagagaagccaccgtaatgagaagcccatgtaccgcaacgaagagtagcccccactctctgcaactagagaaagcatgcgcGTAGCAACAGAGACcaaatgcagtaaataaataaataaaaattttaaaaaatcgtaagaaaaaaaaaaaaaagaatcgaacctgtgccccctgcagtggaaacgtgaagtcttaaccactggaccgccagggaagccccaataaaaaaatgattaaaaaaaaagaatttcctacCCTTTAGCTATCActgcccccaccctgtcccctaTCCTCTTCAGCCCTAAGCAAATTtaatctcctttccttctctatggctttgcctattctggacatttcatataaatggaatcatataatatgtagtattttgtgactggcttgtttcacttagcacgTGTTTTccagggtcatccatgttgtagcatgaatcggtacttcatttcttttcatggctggatAAGATTCCATTGCATGGCTACatcacgttttgtttatccattcctctgttgatggacagagggggttgtttccatcttttggttattatgagtaatactgctgtgaacattcacatatacgtttatgttttcattcctcttgggtaGTTAACTAGGAGTGGAGTTGCTCAGTCATATGGTAAATAGGTTCTGGTACCAAGtccatttggggggggggtagttTCCCCGACACTAACAAGGAGCAATTTTCCAAGACCCAGCTGAGTGTCttacaattcaactcagttctgacactacaTGTagacagcatcagattccacaggttcaGTGTTCAGTCCCGCAAGACAGTCCCCTGCCCCGTCCCCCTTCAGATGCTTGCTGCAAGCCCAGCCtctcacctgtgcttctgactaaCAGGCTACAGATTAGAAGTTCCAAACTACCACCCCCCTCAGGTTTCACATGTCAGTTGCAAGTCCTGTACTTCTGACCTACTGGCTGTAAATCAGAGGATCCCaagaccccctccttgggttcgatTCATTTGCTAGAGCGGCTCACAGAACTCGGAGAAACATCCTACTTACTAGATCACCAGtttattttattgggttggccaaaaacttcgtTCGGGGTTTTCTATCAGATGTTATGGAAAACCCCAAATGAacttctggccaacccaataaaatgaTGGAACCCAGAAACAGCTAGATGGAAGAGGTGCATAGGGCAAGATGTGAAGAAAGGGTtaagagcttccatgccctctcgaAAGGTGCCACactccccaaatctccatgtgtttaccaacctggaagctctgaACCCTGAACCCTGGTGTTTGGGTTTTGATGgaagcttcattacataggcacgGCTGATTAAATCATTGGACAATGACTGATTCAACTTCCAGCCCTTCTCTCTTCCCATAAGTTGTGGTGGGGTGTACTGAAAGTTCCACTCCTCTCCTCTCACatttggttcccctggcaaccagttcTTAACCTTAGGTTACCTAAGGGCTCTCCCAAAAGTCACCTTATTAACatacaaaagacacctttatcgATCTTATCATAGAAAATTCCAAGAGCTTTAGGAGCTCTGTGCAAGGAATGGGgttgaagaccaaatatatgtttcttattataaatcacaatattacatatggaaactctatgtttaacttttgaggaactgccagactatcTTCTGaaatgactgtaccattttacattcttaccagcagAATACGAGGGTTCCAATGTCTCTATATCTCACCAATGCTTGTTATCATCTCACTTTTTGACTATAATCATCCTAgtagatgtgaagtggtatctcattctggatttgacttgtatttccctaacagctaatgatgttgagtacttGTTGGCTATTTGCACATCTTCTGAGAAGTGTCTTTTCAAgccctttgctcttttttttttttaaatatttatttatttggctgcaccgggtcttagctgGAGCACATGttatcttagttgtggcatgtacgtgggatctagctccctgaccagggatcgaacccaggcctccttCATTGGGAgtgtgaaatcttaaccactggaccaccagggaagtccctttttgctcgtttttaaatcagattgtttatacttttgttgttgagttgtagttctttatatattctggatactagacccttatgagatatatgtttgcaaatattttctcccattttgtgggttgtctttatGTTTTTGGTAGCTGCCTTTCAGTCcctaaagtttttaattttgatgaagtccaatttatcaatttcttcttttgtttcttgtgctttcgAGATCAAGTCTATGATTCCATTGCCGATTAATACctacttattgagcaccttcaTCTACCAGGAACTAGGGATAACATGGTGAATAAGACAGACTTGGTTCATGCCCTCATGGAATTTAAGTCTAGTGGGGCAGGGGAGATATTAATCTAATAACTGCAGGAATAACTTCTCAAGTGTGATAAGGATTAGAAAATGTGCAGTTCTAACCTAGCCTGAGGGTCAGAGAAGACTTCCccaaggaagtgacatttaaactgaCATTTGAAGGATGAGTGGGAGTAGGCCAGGTGAAATGGGGCAAGGAATTGAGGGAAGAGTGTTTCTGGACAGGGAACAGCATGTAGGAATCCCAGAGTTCAGGAGAACAAGGCTTTTTTGAGGAACATCAAGGACTGGGTGGCTGGAGCAGAATGAAGGGGGGTGAGTGGGGAAGAGATGAAATGACTTAGGGAGAGAATGTAGAGTGAATTTTCCAGGACTTCAACCTGCTAAGTGCCAGCAACTAAAGCCATAGGAGGTTGTGGAAGACTAGAGAAGAGAGTTtcaaggaggaggaagcagcccACATTGGCCAGTGCTGCCAAGAAGTGAACAAAGGTAAGGGCTTGCATTCGGCAGATGAGGGGTCATCATGGGAGACCTTTGTGGAAGTAATCGTGCTGGGGTGATGGAGGCAGAAACCAGAATGCAGAGGAGTGATTAAGAGGTGaggaaatggggacttccctggtggtgcagtggttaagaatccacctgccattgcaggggacataggttcgatccctcgtcccggaagatcccacatgctgcagagcaactaatcccatgcgccacaactactgagccagtgtgccacaactactgaggcccacacacctagagcctatgctctgcaacaagagaagccactgcaatgagaagcccgtgcaccgcaacaaagagcagcccctgctcgccgcaactagggaaagcctacatgcagcaatgaagacccaatgcagccaataaatacataaataaatttataaaaaacaaaaaaagaggtgaggaagtggagTTGTGAAGGGAGGAGACCTCCCTTTGGAAAAGCTTGGCTGGGAAGTGTTTGTTACCCAGATCCTGGCTCCTAGCAGGCACTCAACAAACGTTTACTGCACTGAACTAAACTGAGCGTGAGCTCCAAGATACAGGAGAGAGACAACTGATGGAATTAGTCTATGGGACAAGGCAGGCTTGAGAGCAGGAGTTACATCTTGAAAGGAGACAGGCATGCTGCTTCCCTTCTTTAAAATGGACGGAAAGAGGGAATGGGGAGGCAGGGTGTGGAATGCAGGGTATGTTGGCTGGGATGGGAGAGGGCATTTCTATAGATAACAGGGTCAGGAGATGAACGACTTGTATGCTTTTATTCTCTTCAGAGGATTTCAGGTTTAGCCCTGACTCCAGTTTATGACTTTATCTGGAAATAATATCTAACCTATTTAATAGTTGGTGGGCATTACTAAGTTGCTGCTTTTACTTCTTCTGTGGGCTGAGAACAAGGAAAGGCGGCTCGTTTCGATTTTGTCTAAAGTAAAAGTGTGTAGCTTGTGGAGAACATCAGCAAAGGGACCAATATCTCCTTTGAGGAGCAGCCACTCATCTGGTACAGAGGGAAAATAATTTGCAATCAACGTGGACATATTTTAGAGGTGGGGTATTGCACCGCCACAAGATCCCTCCCGGACTACCCTAGTAGATCAAACACTTTCACCACAAGAGCCTGCTGAGTACCTTTCAATGTTTCCAAACAAGAATTTATTTGTTAATAAATTCTATAATAAATttgttaataaatacattttctgttATTTCCTACTTCCTATGTGTCCTGTGGCGTTGCTAGGCATTGCGTATGTATTTTCTCGAATCCTCTGAACAACCCTGCAAGGGAGCGtgtattgttcccattttactggtgaggaaactgTAGCTCAGAGAGGTgggtgatttgctcaaggtcactaaTCAGTAGTAGGTTTGGAACCCAGGTTAGGCTGAGCACTTCCCGCTATGCCAGTAGTTTTGGCAATTTTGCTCCAGGGACCACTGTGCGCCCCACTGCCAGTCTAAGATTAGAGGAACGGGGTAGGGAGGTGAGGCCCCAACCCAGCTTCACCACAGGGACCTTGAAACTTCCCAGCAGAAGCATGGCTTTCCTTGAAGCATTTCTCCTGAAGCACTTTGTTTATATGATGCATTTCCCCCCATTTGTCTCCCCTGACACATCTATCCTCCACGTGACTGGAAGAGTGATTTTCCTAAAATCTTATCATGTTACTCCCCTGCTTAGAAACCTTCTACGGCTCCCCGCTACCTCTAGGTTAAAATCTATGTTCCTCTTTTAGCATGACCCATGAGACCCTTAGTGACCTGGACCCCCCATTATTCGCTTCTCCAGACGTGCCTTTAATTACTCCCCAGCTCCCACCTTCCTGCCAAACTGGCTGACTTACATCTCCTGGTACTTGCTATGTGCAGCCATCCATACTCCAGTGGCTCTGCCAGGAGGCTCCTCCTGCATCTCCACTGACCAACTCCCACTCACCCCTCCAGCCGCAGATCAGGTGTAATCTTCCTCCCCAGAGAGCTTTTCCTGCACCTTTTGGCCTGAGTTAGGCCCTACTCTCTGTGCAGCACCCCCTCCTGCAACCCCCATACTTACCTGTCACAGCTCTgcttctgtctccttttcttgtCGGCCTGTCCCACTAGAATGCAGATTTGCATCGTCTGCTTAACTCTGTTTTGCTCCCCTGGAAAGAAGTTTCTCAGggaatttgttctttctcttgggGTGAGCATACCAGTCTTGCCTTGAAAAGCATACCAGAGATGCCAATGGCTTGATGTTAGGCATGGAGAGTTTTCAGCATGGGAGTTTGTCCCCTGCAGCCAAACCTCAATCTTACATGGAGGAGGTAGGCTAGGCAATATCACATGATGAGAAAATCTGTGGGGAAGAATAGCTGACTACAGGAAAAACTCTAGAAAGCTGCTTTCAAATCTTCCAGCTGACTTGGTTTTCGTTTTGGAAAGAGCAGGGAGATACTTGTCTTAGGTCCCCAGATCTGCTAATAGTTAAGATGTTTAGGTTCAAACTTTTCCTATGAAGAGGGGACTACTGTTAGAAGTGTCCTTTGAATGTTGGGCAAAGGCACATGCCAATCTTCCCTCCAAGCCAGAAGCCTGCAGACTCAGCCATGTGGCAGGAAGGCCCTGCCCTGCCATTTTCACCAAGCCCAACCCACCTTGGCAGCTGTCAGGGGAGAGGTTGTGGAGCAGAAACCACAGTCCTGCATCAGTTAGCCAAtctgcatctataaaatgggcctgggggtggaggagggttaTGCCGGATGTCCATGCTAAATGCCACAAGCCAGGAGCTGCTCACCCTCCCATTGCAAACATCAAagaagttcatttcttttttttttttctttctttcttttttttggttgcatcgcgcagcttgtgggatcttagttccctgatcagggattgaacatggGACCCTGCAGTgaacagtgaaagcaccaagtcctaaccactggactgctggggaattcTCAAAGACGTtcatttagaagaagaaaaaggaaatgctaCATTACACTGTGTAAATATGTCTAAGGTATAGATCCTAGAGACATGGGACAGGCTGAGAATCAATAGGAAAGATTTGGATCATTTCATGGATGAGAAGAATCTAATGGGTTATTAAGGGCAGGTGGGAACGTTTTGGGCACAGAAGGGGCAAACAGGCCTGCCAAGCAGAGATGGAAACCTGGACGGATGGGCTCAGGGTGGTGTCTCTGGGCTGTGTTCTCTGGTGACTCAGTTCCTCCCTGGCCTTCAAGGACTGGGATGGGagggctggggacacagcagtccATTGTGAGGGCTACCCAAGCCTCCAGGGATACAGTgctattttgaaaatatgctGTTCTCGAAGGTAGCATAGATTTCCAGCCACCAACTGCTTCTCCCTCCTTTCAGCTCGAATCAACCTGCCTGTATTCTACTCAATTCATACTATTTCTGAATGGGAGCAATTTTCCCAACtacaatttatatattaaatgtaattaaaagaaaCCCACAATGCTGCTGATGAAAGAGCCCTATCTTGGAAAAAAAGTGCCAGGGGGTGTGTCTCATTGGAGGGCAGAAGTCAAGGTAAATGACATGACTCACcaggaaatattagaaatatatatttggaggCTTTTTGCTTTTACCTCACCTCTGCTCCCTGCAGACAACTCCTCTGGGATGAGACTTGTGCAGGAGGCTAGACCTAGCTGCCAGAGAGCCGGGGAGACAAGTCAACTGTGTGTCTCTACTCAGAGCCAAGGTGAAAGTAGCTCCTTTGGTGCACAGCTTTGGCTACTTGCTCTGAGAATGAGGTCCAGAGATTGTTCTGGCCCATTAGCTTGCAGCCATGGGTTGGTGACCTCTTTCCTGCAAGCATAGGGAAGAGGTggttaatgaaaaagaaagtcaaaggaCAGCTTTGTCATGTGAAAGGAAAACATATTCCACTTTAATATGCTTAAGAAATCATTCAGAATACATTAGAAACCCTATGGGTAAGGCCTGGTTGTCTCAGGAGCAGGTTGACAGGGACTAACTCTGCCTTCACAAAGTGACCCGTTAATAGCCCAGTCAGGCCTGCAGTTGAGCGCTTCCTCTGCATCGGTGGTTTACAATCTTAACTCATCCTTCTAGCAAATGTTTCCTAATAAACCCAGAGCTTCCGCCTGCCCAGAAATGGCTACTGGAAGCTTAACTTTCCCTCTCCAAGCAGGACCACGATACTGCTCCTAACTCCTTAGTCCTGTAGTTTGGGGATTCCACGCCAGGATGGCTTGGTCTTTGCTCTCTCTCGGTTAGGGGTGCCCTGGTCCCCGTGTCTCCTGGCTGGTGTCTGTAGGAGACCTGAGACAGGTGCCTGAGAGCGATCCGGAGGTGGTCTGCTCCTTGCAGGCCCAGCGCCCACGGCTGCGGCCCGAGCTCCCGCCCCTTCGGTGGCACCCGGGACCAACCGGGACCGTGGCCTCGCCGCAGCGTCGCGGTCCCTCCACGCTCTCCAGTCTCCGTCGCCTTCAACGGTCCTGGAAGAAGGGGAACACGTGGCGGAGAAGGCCTTGAATTTGCGCCACCCGGCTGCCCACAGAGTCCTTCCCCTTGGGGGGCGCCGCCGCCACTCTGGCCGTAGTCTCCACGACCGGCGCGCCCACTGCGCTCCGGGCGCGTTTCAGCGTCCACGCGGCAGCGGCGGTGCCACCGCCGCTGCTGTTGTTGTTGGCGTTTTTACGCCCGCTGCCGCCCGCCGCCTCCCAGTCCTCGGCCCCCGACAGCTCccgcaggctccagggcgcgtCGGGCCGCAGGTAGTGACAGGCCCGGTGGCCGCTGTGGTCGCGGCGCGTGGGGTCCGCCCCCAAGGCGCCCACCAGCACCTTGATGACCATGTCGTGGCCCTGCAGGGCCGCCAGGTGGAGGGGCGTGAGGCCACCGCTGCCCGGGACGCTCACGTCGAGCTGCAGCCCCCTGCGCTGGGCGAAGTCGTGCACCAGGATGAGTTCCTCGTGGCGCCCGTGCTTGGCCAGCCAGTGCAGCACCGTGTAGCCCGTGATCGGGTCGCCCCGCAGGAGCAGCCCCGGCTCGGCTTCCAGCAGCTCCTGCAGCGCCTCAAAGCGGCCCTCGGCGGCCGCCAGTATCCACGCGTGCTCCCGGGGCTCCAAGCACAGCCTGCTACCGCCCGATCCGTTCGGCCCGCCCGGGGACTGCTCCTCAGGGCGCTCCTCCGAGAGCCACACGGCGGGAGCCGCCCCCTGCAGCCCCAGCAGCTCCCGCAGCGCTCCCCGCCGGCGCCCCAAGCCTGTTCCCGAGGGCATCAACGAGCCGTGGAAAGAGGGCTCCCGGGAGGCGGCGGCGTTGCCCCGGTACCTGCCCAGGCTGCCGGTGTCCACTCTCGAGAGGCGGGGCTGCGGGGCGCTCCGCAGGCTCGGCTTGGTCGGTGCGAAGGAGGCCTTGGGTGCCGGCTTCGCGGCCCCTCGGGGCTCGGCCATGGTCCTGCCGCCGCAGCGCTTCCAGTGTCTAGCGTTTGCTGCCCTTCCCGGGCCCCACCAAGAGAGGAACTGGCGCTGGCGTTGGGGAAGGAAGCGGCTTGAGCAATTGGGCTCGGAGGGAGGGAGcgaaggaggggagaagagggagggagagcgcGAGCGAGCCGAGGGAGGGCCCCCGGCacgggcggtgggggggggggcgcggaggAGTGGGAGCTCCGGCCAAGCCCCCGGGGCCAGCCCCTCTCCCGCACCCTGGGTACCGCCGCCACCTCCGCTCCCCCGGGTCGCGAGCGGCCCCGCCCCAAATGGCCAGGTGAGCTGGGCCGCCCCGCCTCCCGCACGGCGTGGGCAACCTtggggcgggcgcgggggcgggcTGCGAGCTGGCCCCGAGCGCCGCCGCGAGCAGCTCAGCTGCCCCAGCAGCCGGGTTCTCAGCATCCCCGCAGCTGCTGGGTGAAGAGGCCCTAGGGAGCTCCCTCCGCCGCGGGCTGTGCTCGGCTTCCAGCCAAGGCCTCCGGGAGCGCGATCCTTAGAGCTCCGGGGCGCTCGTTCCCCGCCCCTTCCTTTGCCCTTCCCTCTTATCTCCTCAGGAGTCTCCCTGCACTTTGTCCCCGAGCCGCCTTTGTCCCGCGCCTCGCATTCACGGAGGCGGCCTGGTTGCCCCATGTGACTTGGGTTCGCTCGCACTGCCCTCTGTGTGGCCTTGACCCTTCCCGCAGCACCAGAGCTGCCCGGGATTCCTACAGAGAAACTCGAGGGAGGGTCCAGGCGGAAGCCCTTCCAGGGAACTGAGAAAGGCTATTCCCCTGCGTCCTCGCGGCTCCCTGCTCCGCTCTCCGCCCTCTTCTCCTCTAACCTTTCCCAGCTTGGCTCGAAGAAGCAGGTACTGGTGAATCTGAGTCACCGGGCACGAACGCCTTAGGCCACGAACGCCTTACCCTTTTCAGAGATGCATCCCGCTGTCTCCCTGAGGGACCTGCTGATTTCTACGAATTCAGTTTCAGGGCTTTTAAAAGTGGAGGATATTTTACCTTTTTACTCCTAACATTAGCATCctctttgctcttttcttctctcaataCATGGTAGTTCTTGcctcccttccccccgccccctcccccaccatgttAGGGAGTACAGCCGTGAGCAGTGGGGAGCCACAGAAGGTTCTTGAGCCAGAGGAGGACACAGCCATGATTTAGGTGGTCTTTAGGAAGATGATTATgcgagaggcagaggcagaaagcCAGGAGACTGTTCCAACAGTCTAGGCCAGAGGGAATGGGGACTCAGGCCAAGCCAGCCCACTCTACTGGGTCTGACAGTGATGGAAAGTATCAGAAGCTTTTCCACCTTCGCCCTCAAATATCTAGGATCAGTCCTAAATAGCTAGAGCTTTCCTTCACGACAGCCTATGTATTTGTAATccattttttgaacatttttttatgtgccactctgctaaatgctttatatatgtTCATTCTATCAACCCTCCCAAGGATCTCAAGAGCTAAGTATTGTTACTAACCTCACTTTGCAAAGAGCTTAGGCTACTTGCCCAATGTCACCCAGAAGGAAGTAGCAGAGCAGGTCTGTGTGACACCATAGCCTTTGTTCTGGCACAGAGGATCTGGCATTCAAACCAAGCTTATCAACTTCAAATCACTCACACAAGTCCCAAATTCCAGCCAAACGGATGGACTTGTCCTAACCTGAGCATATCTTGAATTTGCCCTCCTCTGCCTAGAGTGTCCTCCTTCGTAGCTTCTATTTGGTGAAGTTCTTCTCCCTGTCCTTCAAGGTTGGCCTCGGTTGCCACCTTCTCCAGTAAGCCTCCTCCCATTACCCCAGCCCAGAGCGATCCCTCTCGCTTCCCCAACCATCTGTTTGTATTATTCCTTTGGCACTCAGGACAGCCTTGTGTTGTATTTCTCTCCCTTTACTCTAACATGCCAATTAAACGAAACTCTTTGATGACTACATCATACTACCCTTGTGCACATAGTAGGTATGTGAGAAATGTGTTACCTCATTCTGGTTTGGCAGCCTGGGGAAAtgtacttgtgtgtgtatgtggctggggtgggggtggggccattGTACGCACCTGTGTTGGGAGAGGTCTGCGGCCGAAATCTCGATGCCCACTCCCACATCCCTGCCTCAGACTGAATCTACAGGACAACAAAAGCAACTCATAGACTTGGtcaattcttaaaagaaaaaggcaaaaggtGATCAAGTGGTTGCTTCACTGAGCTGACTAACCAAAGCCACCTCCTGGCCTTTGCTGACTCCTCAGAGACCAGGCCCAGCCCAGAGCGGGCCCCAAGCTTTCaggctttcattttcaaaatgaaccCTGACTG of Hippopotamus amphibius kiboko isolate mHipAmp2 chromosome X, mHipAmp2.hap2, whole genome shotgun sequence contains these proteins:
- the SOWAHD gene encoding ankyrin repeat domain-containing protein SOWAHD — translated: MAEPRGAAKPAPKASFAPTKPSLRSAPQPRLSRVDTGSLGRYRGNAAASREPSFHGSLMPSGTGLGRRRGALRELLGLQGAAPAVWLSEERPEEQSPGGPNGSGGSRLCLEPREHAWILAAAEGRFEALQELLEAEPGLLLRGDPITGYTVLHWLAKHGRHEELILVHDFAQRRGLQLDVSVPGSGGLTPLHLAALQGHDMVIKVLVGALGADPTRRDHSGHRACHYLRPDAPWSLRELSGAEDWEAAGGSGRKNANNNSSGGGTAAAAWTLKRARSAVGAPVVETTARVAAAPPKGKDSVGSRVAQIQGLLRHVFPFFQDR